The following proteins come from a genomic window of Candidatus Rokuibacteriota bacterium:
- a CDS encoding CoA transferase has product MIPWPEQAKELTDPARAHEKPEALSDLRVLDCSQGNFAALFCSSILAEFGAEVIRVEPPAGDIARLFTPAGLLHRGIGLGYLVEARNKRHITLNLETPAGRELFRRLARHMDVVIESARPGQMDTWGLGYRQLSAENPRLIYAAFSTYGQFGPKAATPIPDYDITDQALSGVPYTTGEPEGEGPPESSVPTRQGNWIAWYVGGGWGAFAVMAAAVWRWASGRGQFIDCSPAEGEMRFTDYDVHWYHSHQRTRERVGALNICVFPYTLIKTSDSYSFIAGFSDINWTGLTNIMARPDLKERYPTTKHRIQNSKKLHAELAAWGKGLTSQEILDKVQDYMLNKRGPGTVATARLNRPADTLAEPHWWERGVFQKVEDPDYGELLLQAPPWKMSRTPPRIKWACRPVGADNQDVYLKYLGLGTERLRALKAEGVL; this is encoded by the coding sequence ATGATCCCCTGGCCCGAGCAGGCCAAAGAGCTGACGGACCCGGCCCGGGCCCACGAGAAGCCCGAAGCGCTGAGCGACCTCAGGGTGCTCGACTGCTCGCAGGGGAACTTCGCTGCGCTCTTCTGCTCCTCGATCCTGGCCGAGTTCGGGGCTGAGGTGATCCGGGTGGAGCCGCCGGCGGGCGACATCGCCCGGCTCTTCACCCCGGCAGGACTCCTCCATCGTGGGATCGGCCTCGGGTATCTCGTCGAGGCGCGGAACAAGCGCCACATCACTCTGAACCTGGAAACGCCCGCAGGTCGGGAGCTCTTCCGGCGCCTCGCCCGGCACATGGACGTGGTCATCGAGAGCGCCAGGCCCGGCCAGATGGACACCTGGGGGCTTGGCTATCGCCAGCTCTCTGCCGAAAACCCCCGGCTGATCTACGCCGCCTTCTCGACCTACGGACAGTTCGGTCCGAAGGCCGCGACGCCGATCCCCGACTATGACATCACGGACCAGGCGCTCTCCGGCGTCCCCTACACCACGGGCGAGCCGGAGGGGGAAGGGCCTCCCGAGTCCTCGGTCCCCACCAGGCAGGGGAACTGGATCGCGTGGTACGTGGGCGGCGGCTGGGGGGCCTTCGCGGTGATGGCCGCCGCCGTCTGGCGCTGGGCGTCGGGGCGAGGCCAGTTCATCGACTGCTCGCCCGCCGAAGGGGAGATGCGCTTCACCGACTACGACGTCCACTGGTATCACTCCCACCAGCGGACCCGCGAGCGTGTCGGTGCCCTCAACATCTGCGTCTTCCCCTACACGCTGATCAAGACCAGCGACTCCTACTCCTTCATCGCCGGCTTCTCCGACATCAACTGGACCGGCCTCACCAACATCATGGCGCGGCCGGACCTCAAGGAGCGCTACCCGACGACGAAGCACCGGATCCAGAACTCCAAGAAGCTTCACGCCGAGCTGGCGGCGTGGGGCAAGGGCCTGACCTCCCAGGAGATCCTGGACAAGGTGCAGGACTACATGCTGAACAAGCGCGGCCCCGGGACCGTGGCCACAGCCCGGCTCAACCGGCCCGCCGACACCCTCGCCGAGCCCCACTGGTGGGAGCGCGGCGTGTTCCAGAAGGTGGAGGACCCGGACTACGGGGAACTGCTGCTTCAGGCACCGCCCTGGAAGATGTCCCGGACCCCGCCCAGAATCAAGTGGGCGTGCCGGCCCGTGGGGGCGGATAATCAGGACGTGTACCTGAAGTACCTGGGCTTGGGGACGGAGCGCCTCCGGGCCCTCAAGGCCGAGGGCGTGCTGTAG